CTCGCGCGGTTTCAACATCTACACAACGATCAAGTCCACCGATCAGGAAGCCGCTTATCTGGCCGTACGTAACGGTATTCTGGATTACACCCGTCGTGCTCCTTACACTGGCCCGCAAGGCCAGGTGGATCTGCCTGCCGGTATTGAAAACGACCACGCGCAGCTGGATTCCATTCTGGATGATTTGCAGGACAAGTATCCCGACACGGGCGATCTGCTGACAGGTGTGGTGCTGGACGCCAGCCCCAACCAGATTCGCGTAGCCCGTACCGCCCAGCAAATTATTGACGTCAACGACAAGCGCGCCCTGAAGATTGTCGCTCGTGGCTTGGTGAAAAACGCCAAGGCAGACGTACGCATTCAGCGCGGTTCCGTGGTCTATCTGTTCCGCAATGGCGATTACTGGGAAGTGATCAATATGCCTGCGGTACAAGCCGCTTTTGTGTCGGTACGCCCACAAGACGGCGCCATTCAAGCCATGGTGGGTGGTTTCCACTTCTCCGACGGGAAGTTCAACCGCGTCACGCAAGCCTGGCGCCAGCCTGGCTCGGCCTTCAAGCCTTTCATCTACGCTTCCTCGCTGGAGCGCGGCCTGACCCCTGCCACCCAGATTTCGGACGAACCCTTTGTTCTGACCGCCGCCCAGACTGGCTCCAAGCCCTGGACGCCCAAGAACTACGGCCGTACCTATGAGCCCATGCTGACCATGCGTCAAGGTTTGTACAAGTCCAAAAATATGGTGTCCATCCGTATCATGCAGGCCGTCGGTCCCAAGTACGTGCAGGAATACGTGACTCGCTTCGGTTTCGACAAAGCCCGTCAGCCTGCGGTGCTGCCGCTGGCTCTGGGTGCAGGTAGCGTGACCCCCTTGCAAATGGCGGGTGCCTACTCGGTCTTTGCCAATGGCGGCTACCGTACCGAGCCTTATCTGATCGATTACGTCACCGACAGCACCAATAAAGTCATCATGCGCGCCAAGCCCATTGTGGCCGGGGACGCAGCGGCTCGCGCCATTGACGCTCGCACTGCGTATGTCATGAACGACTTGCTGCGTGGTGTCGCGACCTCCGGCACGGGTGCCCGTGCCTCACGTGAGTTGAAGCGTACGGACATTGGCGGCAAGACCGGGACTACCAACGATTCGCAAGACGCCTGGTTTGCGGGCTACACACCTGATCTGGTCGGCATTGCCTGGATGGGTTTTGACAAGCCCCGCAGCCTGGGTTCGGGCGAGACTGGTGGTGGTGCATCCATGCCAATCTGGATCAACTACATGCGCACCGCGCTCAAGGACAAGCCCATCGTGCCTCCGGGCCCTGCACCTTCAGGCCTGTCGCGCATCAACGGGGACTTCTACTTTGACGAATTCCCGCCCGGACAAGCCATTGCCCGTGTTGGCCTGCCTGCCCCCGGTGACGGCGCCCTGCAACAAGGCGGTGGGGATCAAAACGACGGTATTGGCGACCTGCTGCGACAACTGGACTCTGACTCCGGTTCTTCGGGCACGCAAGCCCAGCCCTTCGTCCCCTTCTAAATCCAGTACCCCAACGCCGGCCTAGCCGGCGTTTTTTATGCTTTGTCCCTCACAATGGCATAATGTTCTGCATTGTCCGCACTCGCTCATCACTTATGAACAAACTACGTTCCTCCCGCCTGCTGGCCTTGCTGACACTAAGCGTTTTTCTTAGCGCTTGCGGCTACAAAGGCCCCTTGTACCACCCTCCTGCGCAGGAAGCAGCGGACGCCCAAACAGCGCCGCGCTGATTTCCGCCCTGCTCGCTTAACCTCTGTTATTTGACGACACCATGACCGTTGCACCTCACTTCCAATTTCAGAACAACACGCTGCATGCCGAGCAAGTTCCCCTGAACAAGCTGGCTGAAGAATTCGGCACCCCTCTGTATGTGTATTCCCGCCAAGCCTTGCGCGACGCCTGGGAGTCCTATCGAGTGGCAGGTCAGGACCGCAAGTTGTTGGTGTGCTATGGCATGAAGGCCAATTCCAATCTGGCCATTCTGCAAGAATTTGCCCGCCTGGGTACCGGCTTTGACATCGTCTCGGGCGGTGAACTGGCCCGTGTCATCGCTGCCGGTGGCGATCCAGGCAAAGTGGTGTTCTCCGGTGTCGGCAAACAGGTTTGGGAAATCGAAGCGGCCCTGAAAGCAGGCGTAAAGTGCTTTAACGTCGAGTCCGAAGGCGAGCTGGAGCGTGTTGCCCAGGTTGCAGAACGCATGAATGTGAAAGCGCCTGTTTCCTTGCGTGTGAATCCGGACGTGGATGCCCGCACCCATCCCTATATTTCCACGGGCCTGAAAGACAACAAGTTCGGCGTGCCGATTGATCAGGCCCCCCGCATCTATGCACGCGCCCAAAAGCTGCCCAGCCTGAATATTGTGGGTGTGGACTGCCATATCGGCTCGCAGATCACCGAAGTCAGCCCCTATCTGGATGCGCTGGACAAGCTGATCAAGCTGATCCTGGCCCTGAAAGAGCAAGGCGTTAACCTGACCCACTTGGATCTGGGTGGCGGCCTGGGCATTCGCTACACCGACGAAACCCTGGTGACCCCCACCCAGCTGCTGACCGAAGTCTTTGCCGCTCTGGACAAGAACGGCCTGGGCCATCTGGAAATCGTGCTGGAACCCGGCCGCTCCATGGTGGGCAATGCCGGTGTGCTGCTAAGCCGCGTGGAATACCTCAAGCATGGCGAGACCAAAAACTTCGCCATCATTGATGCCGCCATGAACGACTTGATTCGCCCCACCCTGTACGATGCCTGGCACAGTGTGGAAGCGGTAGAACCTCGTCCCGTGACCGAGGACACCCCCCGCTACGATCTGGTTGGCCCTATCTGCGAAAGCGGTGACTGGCTGGCACGTGACCGTCAGCTGGCGCTGGAACAGGACGACCTGATCGCCATCATGTCCGCCGGTGCCTACGCCTTTACCATGGCCAGCCAGTACAACACCCGCCCCCGTGCGGCTGAAATTCTGGTCGATGGGGATCAAGTCCATGTGATCCGCCCCCGCGAAACACTGGAAAGTTTGTTTGCCAGCGAACAATTGCTCCCATAAAGCCGGGGCAAGAATGCAGGTAACAACCATTCAGCCTTAAAGAACTCTCGAATCTGACCGTAAAACAGGCCGGGACTGCACTGCCATCAGCAGGCAAAGCAGTCCCGGCCTGTTGCGTCCTAGCCGGGAAAGCACAGATTTCGCTGTCAGTGGCCAGACAGTTCGATGGTAAGCGCTGGAGGCTGTACCACCATCATGACCACCCCAGGGATACCGACACACGGCTTTGAGCCCGTTACATCGGCTAGCGAACGCCTGATTCGCGGCTTGAGTCTTTACGTCATCCCTTTGTTTCTGATCATGCTCACTTTATGGGCATTGTTGTTCCTGCCGAATCGCTACCCTACGGCCCCCGGTCAAAGCTTAAGCATTCAGGCACTCGCCAGTCAGCAAGAACATGCGGATCCAGAGTTACTGACGCGATTGAGAAATGCGCCGTCCCGGCAACGGCTGCACCTGAGCGAGCCCCATTGGCTCCTGCTGACCCTGCCTGCTCCCTTCCCCCAGCAAGAACAAGTCCTGCACTTTCCCGCCTCTCCGATTTCCTCGCTGCACTGTCAAGATGCCCGTAGCGGCAAGACCCTGCGCGATAGCGAACTGGACCCGCCTGCTCCCCTGTCACCGGCGCCGGTCAAAAGCTACACCCTGGAACTGGGCCAGGCGAACCATCCTGACACCATTCTGTGCCGTGTCGACACCTCCCGCCCGACTCTCTTGCAAGCCCAACTCTGGGCCAGAGCGGACATCAGCAACTCATCCATTCGCCTTAGCCGCGGTATAGGGCTGCTGGAAGGCGGTTTGCTGACCATGGCCATGTTCATGCTGGTACTGGCCGCCACCAACCGGGCCTGGATCTACCTGCTGCTGTCGGTCTGGCTGATTGGCAACCTGCGCTTGGGTTCCATGGCCATGGGCTGGGACACGCAATGGCTGGGCCAGATGCTGCCCTCGCAGTACATGCCTGCGCTACGTCAGGTCACCATCGCCTGCTACTTCATCCTGAGCTACTCCCTGTTCACCGTCTTGCTGGGCAACTCCATCACCACCGCCCGCCTGCAACGCTTGCTGCCTACGGTGGGCATACTGGGCCTGATCCTGCTGCCCGTGTCCCTGCTGGCCCCAGCCTCGGTGTTCCAGCCTGTCATGTGGATCAGCACCATTTACGCGCTGTGCTGCGTCTCTGCCGTGCTGCTATCTATCCTCCTGCATACCCGCTCGCGCATTCTGCTGTGGCAACTGGTGCTGCTGAGCATGGCCTTGTGCATGCTGATTTCAGCCATTTTCCTGGTGGCTTTTGGTCGTTCCAGCTTCGTGGAGAACTTCAACGGCGTCATCGCCTTCCTGCTCTCCAACCTGATGGTGGCTCTGGCCGTGGGTGAACGCCTGCGAGAAGACCGCAGCGAATCCCTGCGCGCCCGTAACGAGCTGATGGCCCACTACCTGCTGACCCCCGTCGGCATGTTCACCCTGAACGAATCCGGTGTCTTTCAGCGTATCAGCCCCATGCTGAGCCGCATGCTCAACATAGACGCAGACCCAAGTGAAAACACCATTTACTGGACAGACTTCTTCCCTGAGCAGGACTGGAAGGCCGTCGCACAAAGCACTCAGAATGGCCAGGATGTCACCATCACCCACTACGACAGCAATGCACAGCCGTGCCAATTCGCCTTGCGCGTTGCCATCGTCAACCAGAGCATAGAAGGCTCGCTGCAAGACATCACCGCCCGCGCCGAGACCTACCGCCAACTGCGTCTGATGGCCGACAACGATCCGGTCACCAATGTCCTGAACCAGCGTGGTATTGAAAAAGCACTGGACGGCCTGCTCAGCCGCAGCCAGGACGACAAACCCTGCCTGCTGGCCTACCTGGACCTGAATCACATCAAATATGTGAACGGCACCTTTGGCCACTCCTCGGGCGACGCCCTGCTGCTGAAAGTCTGCGAACAACTGGAATCGGTCCTGCGCAGCAAAGACAAAATCGGCCGCATCGGCAGCGACGAATTTGTCATCATCTTCGAAGACTGCGAACCCGAACAAGCACGAGAGCTGGCCAATAGCGTGCTGGAATCACTGAACAAAAACCCTTTGCTGGCCGGCAACCGCAGCTTCAACCTGCGCAGTACATTGGGCTTGGTCGAAGTTGCGCCCGGCATGGCTCCGCAAGAGGCCATCTCCGCCGCCAGCCGAGCCGCCCGCGACGCCCGCCGCCTGCACCAGGACATGATCATCTACGAGCAGGACTCCAACGCCCTGCAGGAACACGCTGAAGAACTGCGCCTGTTCGAAGAGCTGGAAGGTGGTTCATCACGCGCGCTGTATCTGGAAATGCAGCCCATCGCCGCCCTGCGCCGCCCCATGGACAGCCTGAACTTCGAGGCGCTACTGCGTGTGCGAGACTCCTCCGGCCAGCTCATCCCCACCGGCCGCATCATTGCCGCAGCCGAAGAAAGCGGCACCATTACCATCATCGACAAATGGGTGTTCTCGGCCACGCTGGAGTGGATGTCCAAACACGAAGCACAGCTAAGCAAAACCCAATGGGTCACCATCAACCTGAGCGGCGTGTCGCTGAACGACGACACCTTCATCCAGTGGTTCTTTGACATCCTGGCCCGCTTTGAACACCTGGCTCGCCGCCTGTGTGTAGAGATCACCGAAGGCGTCGCCCTGGACGACCTGGAGCACACCCGCAACTTCATGCGACGTCTGCAACAAATGGGCGTACGCATCGCACTGGATGACTTTGGAGCCGGTTACACCTCCTTCTCCTACCTGCGCGAACTGCCTGCCGACGCCATCAAAATCGACGGCGCCCTGATCTGCGACATGCTCAAAAAAGAGACCAATGTCGCCATCGTGCGCACCATCGTCGAACTGGCCAACAACCTGGGCATGATCAGCATCGCCGAATGGGTAGAAGACGTCCCCACCCTGAAAGCCCTGCAAGAACTGGGCGTGGACTACGTGCAAGGCTTCATCATCTCCAAAGCCTGCACCCCGGCAGACCTGCTCAAGGCCAAAGCCATGCCCGACCTGGTCAACGACCCGGCAGCCCGCCAGTTCCTGATCGAATCGCAAGATAAATTCCCGCCAGCCATGTAAACAAATAGCCACCCAAGCCCCATAGAAGGCTCGGGTGGCAAATAACAGAGCCTCCGTCACCAGCCGACGCGCACTCGCCTCAAATGCCATGTGGAAGCTATAAATGCTTTCCTAATGCCATTGCCATCACCCCACAACACCCAGCCAAGCCATATCAGAGCCCTGAGTCATATGGCCCCTTCGCTTCACTTACTATCGCGTGATACCCAACTCTAAATTTTGCATTTCGAACCGGTTACCGCTCCAAGTGCAGACGCACACCTAAGGCAGAAGCAATAAATAGAACAGAGGGTCGATACAGACATCCC
This genomic window from Alcaligenes faecalis contains:
- a CDS encoding penicillin-binding protein 1A, yielding MSSSSRSPNSKPEQSSGSWLARLIVKTSVFFVGLGLCAVLLGSLALALAWPNLPDLSAMIDYRPRVPLRIYTADKVLIGEFGEERRNVLRFDEIPDVMKSAILAAEDDRFYQHGGIDWMGVGRAALANMTHMSKTQGASTITMQVARNFYLSSEKTYTRKFYELLLTFKIEATLSKDQILDLYMNQIYLGHRAYGFAAASRTYLGKQLGEITTAEAAMLAGIPKAPSRFNPIANFERAKTRQGYVLGRMRSLGYITEQEYQDAMAQEIVVKSALGTPAGGYAIHGEYAAELARQLLYGVYQDNVYSRGFNIYTTIKSTDQEAAYLAVRNGILDYTRRAPYTGPQGQVDLPAGIENDHAQLDSILDDLQDKYPDTGDLLTGVVLDASPNQIRVARTAQQIIDVNDKRALKIVARGLVKNAKADVRIQRGSVVYLFRNGDYWEVINMPAVQAAFVSVRPQDGAIQAMVGGFHFSDGKFNRVTQAWRQPGSAFKPFIYASSLERGLTPATQISDEPFVLTAAQTGSKPWTPKNYGRTYEPMLTMRQGLYKSKNMVSIRIMQAVGPKYVQEYVTRFGFDKARQPAVLPLALGAGSVTPLQMAGAYSVFANGGYRTEPYLIDYVTDSTNKVIMRAKPIVAGDAAARAIDARTAYVMNDLLRGVATSGTGARASRELKRTDIGGKTGTTNDSQDAWFAGYTPDLVGIAWMGFDKPRSLGSGETGGGASMPIWINYMRTALKDKPIVPPGPAPSGLSRINGDFYFDEFPPGQAIARVGLPAPGDGALQQGGGDQNDGIGDLLRQLDSDSGSSGTQAQPFVPF
- the lptM gene encoding LPS translocon maturation chaperone LptM, whose amino-acid sequence is MNKLRSSRLLALLTLSVFLSACGYKGPLYHPPAQEAADAQTAPR
- the lysA gene encoding diaminopimelate decarboxylase, with the protein product MTVAPHFQFQNNTLHAEQVPLNKLAEEFGTPLYVYSRQALRDAWESYRVAGQDRKLLVCYGMKANSNLAILQEFARLGTGFDIVSGGELARVIAAGGDPGKVVFSGVGKQVWEIEAALKAGVKCFNVESEGELERVAQVAERMNVKAPVSLRVNPDVDARTHPYISTGLKDNKFGVPIDQAPRIYARAQKLPSLNIVGVDCHIGSQITEVSPYLDALDKLIKLILALKEQGVNLTHLDLGGGLGIRYTDETLVTPTQLLTEVFAALDKNGLGHLEIVLEPGRSMVGNAGVLLSRVEYLKHGETKNFAIIDAAMNDLIRPTLYDAWHSVEAVEPRPVTEDTPRYDLVGPICESGDWLARDRQLALEQDDLIAIMSAGAYAFTMASQYNTRPRAAEILVDGDQVHVIRPRETLESLFASEQLLP
- a CDS encoding putative bifunctional diguanylate cyclase/phosphodiesterase, with product MTTPGIPTHGFEPVTSASERLIRGLSLYVIPLFLIMLTLWALLFLPNRYPTAPGQSLSIQALASQQEHADPELLTRLRNAPSRQRLHLSEPHWLLLTLPAPFPQQEQVLHFPASPISSLHCQDARSGKTLRDSELDPPAPLSPAPVKSYTLELGQANHPDTILCRVDTSRPTLLQAQLWARADISNSSIRLSRGIGLLEGGLLTMAMFMLVLAATNRAWIYLLLSVWLIGNLRLGSMAMGWDTQWLGQMLPSQYMPALRQVTIACYFILSYSLFTVLLGNSITTARLQRLLPTVGILGLILLPVSLLAPASVFQPVMWISTIYALCCVSAVLLSILLHTRSRILLWQLVLLSMALCMLISAIFLVAFGRSSFVENFNGVIAFLLSNLMVALAVGERLREDRSESLRARNELMAHYLLTPVGMFTLNESGVFQRISPMLSRMLNIDADPSENTIYWTDFFPEQDWKAVAQSTQNGQDVTITHYDSNAQPCQFALRVAIVNQSIEGSLQDITARAETYRQLRLMADNDPVTNVLNQRGIEKALDGLLSRSQDDKPCLLAYLDLNHIKYVNGTFGHSSGDALLLKVCEQLESVLRSKDKIGRIGSDEFVIIFEDCEPEQARELANSVLESLNKNPLLAGNRSFNLRSTLGLVEVAPGMAPQEAISAASRAARDARRLHQDMIIYEQDSNALQEHAEELRLFEELEGGSSRALYLEMQPIAALRRPMDSLNFEALLRVRDSSGQLIPTGRIIAAAEESGTITIIDKWVFSATLEWMSKHEAQLSKTQWVTINLSGVSLNDDTFIQWFFDILARFEHLARRLCVEITEGVALDDLEHTRNFMRRLQQMGVRIALDDFGAGYTSFSYLRELPADAIKIDGALICDMLKKETNVAIVRTIVELANNLGMISIAEWVEDVPTLKALQELGVDYVQGFIISKACTPADLLKAKAMPDLVNDPAARQFLIESQDKFPPAM